The sequence GCGCGCCATCGCCTTCCTCGAACTTGCCAAAGTCCTTGCGACGCTGCTGCTTGGACTCTTCGTCGTTCCCCGCTACGGAGCGTGGGGTATGGCGTGGGTCATTGCCGCCGTGAAAGGCGGCGTGGGCATTGCCACGTATCTCGTAGCGGCAAGATACGCTCAAATGGAAGAATCGGGAACAGGAACTGCGCCAGCGGTGTGAATTCCTGCTGGGCTCTGCGCGCGCACGAGATTAGTCGTAGGCGATGGGGTCTTTTAAGCCGGCTTCGCGAAAGGCATTCATGCGTTCGACGCAGGTTGGGCACGTGCCGCACGCGTTGTCCGATCCGCGGTAGCAGGACCACGTGTAGGAAAAGTTGACGCCCAAGGCTGCGCCGAGGCGGACGGAATCGACTTTCTTACGGCGGATAAAGGGCGCGTGAATGTTGACGGGTTTACGGCGGTTCAGCGCGAGTACGCTGTTGACTCGTTCGAGGAAGTCGGTCGTGCAGTCCCAATAACCATATTCGTCCAAGGCTTGTGCTCCGTAGAAGACATCGAAGATTCCGCAGGATTCGGCGTAGGCGGCAGCTACGGACAGCAGGATCATGTTGCGGTTTGGAACGTATGTGGGAGGTTGCTCAAGGTCGGCGGCAGAGAGATCCTTCAAATCGGGGACGGCCTGTCCGCCGCGCACCAACGCGGAGGTGCTGCGCACGAGCCCACCCAGGAACGACAGATCGACGATGCGATGCTGCTCGACTTCGGCGGCATCCGCCTGCCATTTGGCGCAGTCGAGTTCCTTTGAGTGGCGCTGGCCATACTCAAAGCTGAGTGCATAGACGGGGCTGCGACGCAGATCGCGCAGCACATGAAACAGGAGCACGGAAGAGTCGAGTCCGCCGCTAAGCAGGACGACAGCGGCGTTTGATTGGGTGTTTGGCATGGCGAGCGCTCCAAGTTGGCTTCGGCCAAGTTTACGCGGGCAATGTTATTAGAGTGTAAGGATTGGAACACCGCTCACGGTGGCAGCTTCGGCAACGTCGTGCCGGCACGTGAACAGAAGTATCTGGTTGGTCTCGCCGATGCGCCGCAACACGTTGAGCGCCTTGGAGAGACGGTCGTCGTCGTAGTTGGCAAAGGGATCGTCCAGGAGCAGCGGAATGCTCTCGCCGCTGTCACTGAGGCTCTTGACCAGGGCGAGCCGCAAGGCCAGGTAGATCTGGTCAACGGTGCCTTTGCTGAGTCCGTTGCGCGGATTCTCGCTCAGCTTCTTCGTCTGCGGGATTCGGACTGAGATGCGCAGGTCGCGGCCGATAACCAGTTCGTTATAGGCGCCGCCCGTGATCTCGCGCAGGTACGCGCCGGCGAGTGTGGCCATGCGCGGCGCGATCCGGGAATGACGGTCGCGGGCAACTTCTTCGATCAGCGCCGCGGCGTAGGCGCCGGCTTCCAACTCCAGTTCCATGCGTTCGATGCGGGCCTGCACGACGGCGAGGTCTTCGTCGATTTCGCTGAGCGAGCGTTGTCCGGCGGTGCGTTTGGCAATTTCGAGTTGCAGGTCGTGTTCCTGTTTCGACCGGGCGGCCAGGGCGGTGCGCAGGCTTTCCAGCTCTTCCTTCACGACGGTAGGCAAGCGGCGGAACGACTCTACAGCGGGGCCGTCTTTCTCAACAGCTTTGCGCAGGGCCTCGAGCGATTCGCCCATCAGGAGCGAATCCAGTTTCTCCTGAAGCCGTGAACGTTCTTCCCATGCGTCGCGATACTGTTTGGCCTGCTTGGCAAGTTCGTGCCAATGTTCGATGGAATCCGCGCCACCCAAGGCCAAGCGCCGCGCGAGACCCTCTTCCTGCTTGGCTTGATCTTTCAGTTCCGCTTCAAGACGCCATTCGAGGGACGCGGCCCGTTCCTTCAGCACGTCGATGCGGCCGCGTTTCTGGCGAAGGTCGGCGCTACGGATACGGTAGGCGCGCAGGGCGCTCAGCGCGCTGGTGTATTTCGATTCCTCGCGGAATCCGGAATCGCGCATGGTTTGGCGGACGTCCAACGCGCGGCTGACTTCTTCGCGGCGGCATTCCTCAAGTTCCTGGCGCACCTTTTCGCATTGCGCTTCCAACTGCGCAGGCCGGTCCTTACTCTCGGAGAGGCGGCGTTTGGCATCGCGCCATTCCTGATAGCGTGCGATGGTGCGATTGACGGCGTTCTGAATATCGTCTTCGTCGGCGACAGTCTCGCCAAACTTCTCGAAAGTCTCCTTCACTTTCACAAAAAGATCGCGAACCCGCTCATCGCCTTCTTCGGCAAGTTGCTCTTGTTGCGACATGGTTTCGCGCAGGGCTTTCAGTTCCGCGCTGGTTCGCGTGTACTGCTCGTAGAGCGCGTCCAACTCGCGCAACGACGCAACGCCCGCCTCCGCAATGGCTTTGTCGATTCGCTCACGGCGCTCTTCGGTTTCTTCGTCGAGGCGCAGGAGATCGTCCTGTATTTCGAGGACCTCCATGTGCGCGCGGCGAGCCGCTATCCGTCCTTGAATCCACGCCGCGATGGATGCGATGAGCAAGATCGTGCACAAGATGGCGGGGATGTAAAGATAGGGTTTCTCGAAGTACGCCGATGCGATGAAGAAGCCTGCGCTAAACAGGGTCAGAATTCCCGCGCCCCACATGAATCCGGGAGCGCTGACATCCTTTCGCTGGGCCAGCGTGCGCGAACGCTCCAACGACGCTTGAAGCGCCGCGGTCTGTTCGCGATGGACGCGCAATTGAACTTCGTATTCGCGGGCTTCGGCATGGAAGTCTTCGAATCGTGAAAACACCCAGCCGGGTTTCACGGCAACGGACTGGCGCTTGTCGACGGATTCGCGCAAGCGGCGCAGTTTCTCCATTTCGTTGTCGCGCGACTGCACCGCCAACCGAAACGACATCGCGAGCTGGCTGAGCCATTCAACCGGATCGGTATCGATGGTGCTGAAGTCCGGGGCCAGTTCGAGATCGCGTTGCGCCTGCGCTGAACGCTGTTCGGCCTTTGTCCGCTCCTCTTCCAGAGCTTCCAGACGTTCCGTGAGGCGTGTGATGCGCGCCTCCAGGTCACCCAGTTCGCGTTCTGTGTGTTCTGGAACGTCGTTGGAAGCGGGGCTGTCCGCGCCGCCAAAGCGTTCCATCTCCGTCTGCAACTGCCGCTGCAGGTCGTCCAACTCGACGCGGGTGCGTTCCACTTGGGCGCGCGCGGTGGCGACGCCGTTGGCGGCGCGCTGCACTTCGGGCGTGTGCTCGAGCGGGAATTCGCGAACGCTGCTCAACGCAAAGCACTTTTGCGTGACGTCGTCAATGCGAATCTGGATGCGCTGGACTTCAATAAAACGCTGGAGACGGTCGCGGCTTTCGATCGAGTGAAGCTCGTCTTCGCATTGCGCCCTGCGCCGGTTGAGCGACGCGATCTCCTCGCGCAGGCCGGTACGCTCGCGTTCGAGTTCCGTGATGGCCTCGTGCGATTTGAGCGACTCGGCGCGTTCGCGTTCGAGTTCTTCCCTCCGTGCCAACGCAATGGGCAAAGGCTTGCTCGTCTCGACGGAGGGGCGCCCGATCGCGAGGATGCGTTCCAGCAAGCGCTGCTGGGCCGTATCGGCGGAAGCAGAATCTTCCGAGGAGTCCGCGAGGCAGAGAATGCGTTCGCGTATTTGTTCCAGGGCGTCCTCGTCACCGAGGTGCTCAAGCGTCAGGTGACCGATGGTGGCCGTGTTCGTGAATACCGCCTTGGTCAGGCCAAGGTGACGTTCGGCGAAGTTGGGCTCGTTGTTGCGATAACGCTCGAACTCCTCCGTGATCTCCCTGCCGTGCGTGCGGTTGAAAACGTGGACGGCGTCCTGTTCCGAATTAAAAGAACGATGGACCTCGATTTCGAAACCGTTGTCAAGAAGGTAGGTGAGCCGGCCGGAGTAGCGTTCCGGGTGACGCCACGGACGGCGCAACTCGTGCGACTCGTCGTAATCGGTGGGCGAGGCGTTGCGCTTCTGACCGTAAAGCATGTCGGAGATGAAATGCCGGAGCGTGGTCTTGCCTTGCTCGTTGGGTCCGAGGATGATTTGCAGACCGGGTGTGAGCGTAACCGACTGGCTCGCAAACCGGCCATAACCGTCTATCCAGAGTCGGGCGATTCGCATGCGTCACCCCTTTTCCTGCGGTACGGCAGGAAGGACAGCGGAACGGTAGGCCGACACACCCAGTTCACGGGCTCGTTCCAGCACGCGGCGGCGGCGCAGGTCGGTTGTATCCACCAATTCGGCGTTGATCCGCGCCACGAACGCGCCCTGGCTCGTGCAGTCCCGCGCGAGAACTTCGTAGTCGTCGGGCAGGCGCATCGCATCAACGAAGGAAACAAATTCGAAATCATCGGCAAGACGCGCGCGCATGGCTTCGAGCTCATAGCGCCATTCCGGGCGGCCCGTTCCGGCGAGAGTCACCTGAACGATACGCGTTTGCGCGCCATCGCTCGGCAACGCGCGCACTGCGTCGACTATCTCCTGGGTCGTCGTAAAAGATGAACAGTCGATCGTGTGCGCGGAAAAGACCGCCTTGGAACACGCAACGGGGCGGACCTGCACACCGCCGGCGTCAATCTCGACTTCCAGATAATGCCGCATGCCGGTGTCGGAGAAGCTGAGGCCTTCCGGAGCGCCCGAGTACTGGATGCGGACGCCCTGCTCGGTTTCGAACGAGCGCATCAGGTGAATGTGACCGAGCGCCATGTAGGAAAGTTCCGGCAACGTCAAGGAGTGGGCGAGGAAAGGCGCACAGAGCGTCTTGCCCAGCGGGGTCGCACTCTTCTCGGCGCCGTGCGCGACAGCGACATGTACTTTGCCGTCGGGCGTGAATTGCAGTTTCGTGAAAGGATTCGACGAGGGTTCGGGCCCATCGAAACCGAACCCGTGCACCGTGAGATCGCAATTTTTGAGCGTCTTGGACGTCCAATTGGGCGAAGTGAAGATCGTGACATTGTCCGGCCACACTTCGGTGGCGTAGGGCGAGCCGGGAACGTAAGGGTCCCGGTTGCCCGCGGCAATGAAGATTGGAATCGGAGCGACAGCGTCGAACTCGGCGCGGAGAAACGTGACGGTGTCGCGCGTGATGCGATCGTGCTCGAAGAGGTCGCCTGCAATCAGCACGGCATGCGCAGGCCACTCGACCGCGCGCTGCAAGATGCGATGCAGGAGGTCCCGCAAGCTCTGTCTGCGGCGGTTGCCTTCCGCGGGCCCCAGACCCACGCGCGCAAAACACGCGTCCAGATGCAGATCCGCCGTATGAATGATTCGAATCACGTCCCTAACCCGGATTTCTCACGAACACACTTGAACCTCTTCTCGCAACCAGTGTGTTCGTGAGACTTGCAGCGAAAAACAGAGCGTTTCTCCGAAAACAAAGTGTGTTCGCGAGAAATCCTCATGGCATAACCTCAACGTCTTGCACGTGAGCAATTTGCGTCGGCGCTCAATCGCGCCTGCGCAAATTGCGGACTAAGCCCATCTTCCCCGGCGCTTGGCTGTCCGGCGCATCGCGCGACACACCCTTGTGCCGGAAGCACACGTCCCATGACGGGGCCACCGCCGGCCCCTGGAGCGCCCTATCATACCGAGTGCGCCAACGAAATGCATGCACAAGGTGACAAGCGGAACACCGAATCAATCAACAGACTATTGCGCCGGGCAAGCCAGGCCCCGTTCGACGGCGTACGTCCCTGGATGACTCTCCAGAGGGTGTTTGGTGGGTTTGAAGACTCAGCCCGTATTTGAATAGCGCGTAGGTAGCGTACCGGAATCGCAGATTTCAACCTCCGGCTTCGAATTCCTCTCCCTCCACCATCCGAATCAGATCCCGAAGGTGGTCGGGGATTGGGGTAGACTT is a genomic window of Candidatus Hydrogenedentota bacterium containing:
- the queC gene encoding 7-cyano-7-deazaguanine synthase QueC, with protein sequence MPNTQSNAAVVLLSGGLDSSVLLFHVLRDLRRSPVYALSFEYGQRHSKELDCAKWQADAAEVEQHRIVDLSFLGGLVRSTSALVRGGQAVPDLKDLSAADLEQPPTYVPNRNMILLSVAAAYAESCGIFDVFYGAQALDEYGYWDCTTDFLERVNSVLALNRRKPVNIHAPFIRRKKVDSVRLGAALGVNFSYTWSCYRGSDNACGTCPTCVERMNAFREAGLKDPIAYD
- a CDS encoding AAA family ATPase, whose product is MRIARLWIDGYGRFASQSVTLTPGLQIILGPNEQGKTTLRHFISDMLYGQKRNASPTDYDESHELRRPWRHPERYSGRLTYLLDNGFEIEVHRSFNSEQDAVHVFNRTHGREITEEFERYRNNEPNFAERHLGLTKAVFTNTATIGHLTLEHLGDEDALEQIRERILCLADSSEDSASADTAQQRLLERILAIGRPSVETSKPLPIALARREELERERAESLKSHEAITELERERTGLREEIASLNRRRAQCEDELHSIESRDRLQRFIEVQRIQIRIDDVTQKCFALSSVREFPLEHTPEVQRAANGVATARAQVERTRVELDDLQRQLQTEMERFGGADSPASNDVPEHTERELGDLEARITRLTERLEALEEERTKAEQRSAQAQRDLELAPDFSTIDTDPVEWLSQLAMSFRLAVQSRDNEMEKLRRLRESVDKRQSVAVKPGWVFSRFEDFHAEAREYEVQLRVHREQTAALQASLERSRTLAQRKDVSAPGFMWGAGILTLFSAGFFIASAYFEKPYLYIPAILCTILLIASIAAWIQGRIAARRAHMEVLEIQDDLLRLDEETEERRERIDKAIAEAGVASLRELDALYEQYTRTSAELKALRETMSQQEQLAEEGDERVRDLFVKVKETFEKFGETVADEDDIQNAVNRTIARYQEWRDAKRRLSESKDRPAQLEAQCEKVRQELEECRREEVSRALDVRQTMRDSGFREESKYTSALSALRAYRIRSADLRQKRGRIDVLKERAASLEWRLEAELKDQAKQEEGLARRLALGGADSIEHWHELAKQAKQYRDAWEERSRLQEKLDSLLMGESLEALRKAVEKDGPAVESFRRLPTVVKEELESLRTALAARSKQEHDLQLEIAKRTAGQRSLSEIDEDLAVVQARIERMELELEAGAYAAALIEEVARDRHSRIAPRMATLAGAYLREITGGAYNELVIGRDLRISVRIPQTKKLSENPRNGLSKGTVDQIYLALRLALVKSLSDSGESIPLLLDDPFANYDDDRLSKALNVLRRIGETNQILLFTCRHDVAEAATVSGVPILTL
- a CDS encoding DNA repair exonuclease — its product is MIRIIHTADLHLDACFARVGLGPAEGNRRRQSLRDLLHRILQRAVEWPAHAVLIAGDLFEHDRITRDTVTFLRAEFDAVAPIPIFIAAGNRDPYVPGSPYATEVWPDNVTIFTSPNWTSKTLKNCDLTVHGFGFDGPEPSSNPFTKLQFTPDGKVHVAVAHGAEKSATPLGKTLCAPFLAHSLTLPELSYMALGHIHLMRSFETEQGVRIQYSGAPEGLSFSDTGMRHYLEVEIDAGGVQVRPVACSKAVFSAHTIDCSSFTTTQEIVDAVRALPSDGAQTRIVQVTLAGTGRPEWRYELEAMRARLADDFEFVSFVDAMRLPDDYEVLARDCTSQGAFVARINAELVDTTDLRRRRVLERARELGVSAYRSAVLPAVPQEKG